AATAAATTATGTTTGTAAGAGAATTGTTAATTGGTTTATATGGAAAATTAATGATGTCTTTGCTTTCATGGGTAGACTTGGAGGAGGGATGAACTAGTGGGTGGAAACATTTTGGTTTCTTCACATAAATACACGAGATTGAACTGATTCCACATAGGATGATAGTATTTTACTTCCATACCCCTTAATCTTTATATTGTGCATGCATGACATTCAAGTTTTTTTTGTGTGGTTAACAACAACTTTACCGTGAAAGAGTAAGGTGGAATAGGTAAAATCGATTTCTGGTAACCTAGTCGAGCTATGATAATCAATTTTGTGTTGGTTGTGTTTTAGGAGTATTGATTATTGTTCACGTTGATTTAATGGGAGAATCGATTTTGTCCTAGTGTTGCTTATAAAAATCAAGTCTCATTTATGATGATTTCATGTGAGAATGgatttttattatgataatcGAGTTTCATTTATGTTGATTTCATGTAAGAATCGATTCTCATAATGAAAATCGAGTCTCATTTATGTTGATTTCATGCGATAATCGTTTTTTAGTAATTGTTGTTATCTTTGATGCCATAATTGATTATCGTCCATGTTGTAGGGAAGAGATAATCgattttattcattttcatacttttatttaaataggatattaaatatttaagatttgtatttatttaagattttaaatattttatatttttatttaaacaggacataaaatatttaagatttgtatttatctagaattttgaatattttaattatttatttttatgtaacaattttaaattttaatatatataacctTAATTATGttgcaatattttttttcaaaaataattattcaatgaTATCAGAAAAAATTTACAACaatttaattaacttaaataatttttttttaacaaaattcattattgaaatattttttaataataaaataaaattctttaagaaaattaaattctCTCTTATTCATCACATCATTCAAAAACTTCCCTAAATCATCCTTATAAATTTATTCTAACATCCATCAATCTAAACAACCTAACACATATTCTCATatcctcacaaattcactctctTACTCCCTCTCCCACAACTTCCATCTCCAATCCAGATACAACCTAAGTGTGATAAGGTAAAATTGTGTTATTTAAAGTTAGTGTTGTTTGTATTGATGGAAGTTTAATCTCTGTCTATTCTGACAGGAATTGAGGATGTCTAGATTGGAGTTGTTGTGTCTGTTATGTCTCATTCTCCAATGTCCTCTCTCATCCCTCTCAAACTCTGAAGGTACTTTTATTCTTTGTTCAAACCCTTTTGTTTTGACAAACAAATGCATGCATTTCACGTAAAACTGATGTGAGGTTTGTTTGAATTTGTAGGAGACGCTCTTTCTGCTTTTAGAAGAAGGGTTTCTGATCCCAACAACGTTCTACAGAGTTGGGACCCTACTCTCGTTAATCCTTGTACTTGGCTTCGTGTCTCCTGCGACTCCAATGACAACGTCGTCCTTCGCATGTAACATTCcctttctttctcctttactTTCTTCATCCCTTCATTTCTAATCACTTATGTGCATGTTCTTTCAATTTCAGATACTTGGGAAATAGTGGTCTTAGTGGAACTTTGGGTCCAGAACTTGCCCAACTACCCTCCCTTCAACATCTGTATGTATATGTATCAGGATTCTACAATTTCTCAACActctttctccttttcttttattgttttcCAGAAAGATTGATTATAAAACTTTTCATTGCAGGCATCTCTTCGGAAATAACTTAAGTGGAAATATTCCTCAAGAACTTGGTAGCTTGAAAAACCTTATTAGTATGGATTTGTCTAAGAATAAATTGGAAGGAAATATCCCAGAATCTTTTGCCAACTTGGAGTCTCTTAAATTCTTGTAAGCACGTTTATGTTGATGTTGGTTGACCaaattacacatttttttgAATCAAACAATGTGAATTAAGCTTTGTTTGCATTGATGATATAGATGGCTAGACAACAATGAGTTGTCAGGAACAATCCCAAGTGCAGTAGTCACTCTTCTTAAAAATCTCGTAGTCTTGTaagattttgtttcttttcttatgatttatttttacatctttttgctttgggttgtttgaaatggaaaaaaccaaaatcaatttcttcttaatttgttgttaatatttcttaatttcttaATGTTTCTAATAATCACTTCTCAAACCCACCAGTAGATGTCACTGCTCAATCATTCTCAATGCAAAGGTATGGTAAATTTCAGAATTCTTGACAAAAATCAAATTACTATCTTTCTTCTTGGAATAACTATTCATTAATTTGACATTTATTAATTTGAAGGTGGGGAGTGTTTCAAATTTCTTGTTGTTCATAGATTAACTCTACATTTATCCCTTTTTGTGTTTCAGCTTTGGGAATAAGAAATTCAGAAGCGCAAGGGTGAAAGGAGTGGTTGCATAGAAGATCCTTACTCAATACAAATTAACATGTCATACTTGAATGTCGAAATATAGAATAAAGAAAAAACTtttgatatttataaatatttcacaTCTTGCTATCATATTAGTTGAATCTTGAATCGAAGAGCTTATATAAtcatgaatattttatattacgAATAGTAAGattcataatatttaaaaaatataacataatatttaaaaaatataatacaaaatatataaatataataaaaaatatataaatataattaatattatatttataaccatgttaaatatataaatattataaaatatataaatatatatataataaatatatataaccatgttaaaaaaatattatattacttACTATATTAAGttaatattataatagttaGAATGAACTCAATATTTAATTAATCTGAAATTCAAGTTAAATTCgattattagattttttttcttaaatagaTATGTGGGAGAAATAACACTTAatctgaaaaatataaattctttGAGTCTCGAGTCATATATCTactcatatataaaatatattttaatttaaaaaattaaaaaataattttttgatatATTATTACTTATCTGAATCATGTCCATTGAAATTCCTATCTCCACGGAGGTTGCGTATTGAACTTTTTCCTATTTGTAAAACACGTTTTTGgacaaattttatgtttttgtttaatattattattcatagaTTTGAAAACAAATGTCTTAATCCACCGACATATCATAAAGCAAAATAGTGCATTATGTAAATACCATattataaagataaatatttgAATGGTATGAAACAAATTAGAGAGGAAATAATCGGTGAGGTCACAAACAAGTCATAAAACAATTGAATTAttgcataaattatttattaaaaacgtGAATTGTTGTAGAAATGAgtcataaaaaatatgaattattgtTAGAGAAGTTAATAATTAGGACTAGAAGAATAGTGTGATTAGTGACTTAACTACCCAATTATGTCTTGCACATTACAACTATACAAACTTTAAGAATCTTTTTATCAGCAGTGTTAAGTAAGCTACAAAGGAATACACAAAGCAAACATTAAGTATAGTTTAAAGAATTATTccattatttatttgttgtttttaaaaaaaaagtaaaagacacaaaaaaatttaaaaaaatggaaaacccaaaaaaaaatgaaaaggcacaaaaaactgaaaaaagcacaaaaaaatagaaaaagcaCAAAAAAAATGGAGGTGCGGGGAATCGAACCCCGTGCCTCTCGCATGCGAAGCAAGCGCTCTACCATATGAGCTACACCCCCAATGCTGATAGTAATTCTAACTaccatatatttaattaaaaaatcataaataacaaaaaaatattatttattacataAAATTTGGTATAAATTGTATCCTAATTACGAAtagtagaaagaaaaaaaattgtatatga
The sequence above is a segment of the Phaseolus vulgaris cultivar G19833 chromosome 2, P. vulgaris v2.0, whole genome shotgun sequence genome. Coding sequences within it:
- the LOC137810390 gene encoding leucine-rich repeat protein 1-like — translated: MSRLELLCLLCLILQCPLSSLSNSEGDALSAFRRRVSDPNNVLQSWDPTLVNPCTWLRVSCDSNDNVVLRIYLGNSGLSGTLGPELAQLPSLQHLHLFGNNLSGNIPQELGSLKNLISMDLSKNKLEGNIPESFANLESLKFLWLDNNELSGTIPSAVVTLLKNLEFLNVSNNHFSNPPVDVTAQSFSMQSFGNKKFRSARVKGVVA